The Christiangramia flava JLT2011 genome has a segment encoding these proteins:
- the topA gene encoding type I DNA topoisomerase → MAKNLVIVESPAKAKTIEKFLGADYKVASSFGHIADLPTKEIGVDTEGDFTPKYIVSRDKKDVVKKLKSLAKSAETVWLASDEDREGEAIAWHLAEELDLKNTNTKRIVFHEITKQAILKAIENPRTIDYNLVNAQQARRVLDRLVGYELSPVLWRKVKGGLSAGRVQSVAVRLIVEREREIQDFTPEASYRIDAEFSTEDGKSLKAKIPKNFETREEAEQFLKDNIGANFKVADLTTKPAKKNPAPPFTTSTLQQEASRKLYFSVGKTMTLAQRLYEAGHITYMRTDSVNLSDEARKGAKEEILKAYGEKYAKSRQFKGKAKGAQEAHEAIRPTNFANHSISAERDQQRLYELIWKRAIASQMSDAQLERTNVKIEADKHDNIFTANGEVLKFEGFLKVYLEGSDEEDEEQSGMLPAMKAGQPLFKDYITATERFTRPPYRYTEASLVKKLEELGIGRPSTYAPTISTIQSRNYIERGSVDGTEREYVQFTLKGDKLTEKNLTETVGSDKGKLVPTATGMVVNDFLVNHFSNILDYNFTAKVEESFDNIAEGNKEWTSMMKEFYKDFHPHVQDVAKNADREVGERILGEDPETGKPVSVRLGKFGPMVQIGSVEDEEKPQFASLAPDQNMETLTYEEAMALFDLPKKLGEYKGESVEVNNGRYGPYVRFGKKFVSLEKGEDPHDVSFDRAMELIKEKEKADAPIYEYQDKPVQKGVGRFGPYLKWNNIFINVNKKYDFDNLSGDDIEELIEDKLKKEREKIIHNWEEEGIRVEKARWGRFNIIKGKTKVEMPKTTKVEKMTLEEAKAIIEKKATKKKTTKKKTTKKTTKKK, encoded by the coding sequence ATGGCAAAAAATTTAGTGATTGTAGAGTCCCCGGCAAAGGCCAAAACCATTGAAAAATTTCTGGGCGCCGATTATAAGGTAGCTTCCAGCTTTGGTCATATAGCCGATCTGCCAACCAAAGAAATCGGGGTGGACACCGAGGGTGACTTTACACCTAAATATATAGTATCGCGGGATAAAAAGGATGTTGTAAAGAAACTGAAGAGTCTTGCGAAATCAGCAGAAACCGTCTGGCTGGCGAGTGATGAGGACCGGGAGGGAGAGGCGATTGCCTGGCACCTGGCGGAAGAACTCGACCTGAAAAATACCAATACCAAACGAATCGTTTTTCATGAGATCACCAAACAGGCGATTCTGAAAGCGATCGAAAATCCCAGAACGATCGATTACAACCTTGTAAACGCGCAGCAGGCCCGGCGAGTACTGGACAGGCTGGTTGGTTATGAGTTGTCTCCGGTGCTATGGCGTAAGGTCAAGGGCGGACTATCGGCTGGTAGGGTACAATCGGTTGCCGTACGGCTGATTGTGGAAAGAGAACGCGAAATTCAGGATTTTACACCTGAAGCTTCTTACAGGATCGATGCAGAATTTTCTACGGAAGACGGAAAAAGCCTGAAAGCTAAAATTCCGAAGAACTTTGAAACCCGCGAAGAAGCTGAACAGTTTCTGAAAGATAATATTGGCGCGAATTTCAAGGTGGCTGATCTTACGACCAAACCGGCGAAGAAAAACCCTGCGCCGCCGTTTACTACGTCCACCCTTCAGCAGGAAGCATCCAGAAAATTATATTTTTCAGTAGGGAAAACTATGACTTTGGCGCAACGACTATACGAGGCCGGGCATATTACCTATATGAGAACTGATAGTGTGAACCTTTCTGACGAGGCTCGAAAAGGTGCCAAGGAAGAGATTCTGAAAGCTTACGGCGAGAAATATGCTAAATCCCGCCAGTTCAAAGGAAAGGCCAAAGGAGCTCAGGAAGCTCACGAAGCCATCAGGCCTACGAATTTTGCCAATCACAGCATTTCTGCGGAAAGAGATCAACAGCGGCTGTATGAACTGATCTGGAAGCGTGCGATCGCATCGCAGATGAGTGATGCGCAACTGGAGCGTACCAACGTGAAGATCGAGGCAGATAAGCACGATAATATTTTTACCGCCAATGGTGAAGTATTGAAATTTGAAGGGTTTCTAAAGGTTTACCTGGAAGGCAGCGATGAGGAAGATGAAGAACAAAGTGGTATGCTGCCCGCCATGAAAGCTGGTCAGCCGCTTTTCAAGGATTACATCACCGCAACCGAGCGATTTACGCGTCCGCCGTATCGCTATACGGAAGCCTCCCTAGTAAAGAAACTGGAGGAACTGGGCATTGGAAGACCGTCAACTTATGCGCCTACCATTTCCACGATCCAAAGCAGGAATTATATCGAAAGAGGTTCGGTAGATGGCACTGAAAGAGAATATGTACAATTTACCCTGAAAGGAGATAAGCTTACCGAGAAGAATCTTACCGAAACCGTAGGTAGCGATAAAGGGAAACTGGTTCCTACCGCTACCGGAATGGTGGTAAACGATTTCCTGGTAAATCATTTCAGCAATATCCTGGATTATAATTTTACCGCGAAAGTCGAAGAAAGCTTTGATAATATCGCGGAAGGAAATAAAGAATGGACCAGCATGATGAAGGAATTCTATAAAGATTTCCATCCTCATGTTCAGGACGTTGCTAAAAATGCCGATCGTGAAGTGGGCGAGCGAATCCTTGGGGAAGATCCGGAAACCGGAAAGCCAGTGAGTGTTCGTTTAGGGAAATTCGGACCAATGGTGCAGATAGGTAGCGTGGAAGATGAAGAAAAACCACAGTTTGCAAGTCTGGCACCAGATCAGAACATGGAAACCCTTACCTATGAAGAGGCGATGGCCTTGTTTGATCTTCCGAAGAAATTAGGGGAGTATAAAGGTGAAAGCGTAGAGGTGAATAATGGTCGATACGGGCCGTACGTGCGCTTCGGAAAAAAATTCGTTTCACTAGAAAAGGGTGAAGATCCGCATGACGTAAGTTTTGATCGTGCGATGGAGCTTATTAAGGAAAAAGAAAAGGCCGACGCACCAATCTATGAGTACCAGGATAAACCGGTGCAAAAAGGAGTTGGTCGATTTGGACCTTATTTAAAATGGAACAATATCTTCATCAACGTAAATAAGAAGTATGATTTTGATAATCTTTCCGGAGATGATATCGAGGAACTGATCGAGGACAAACTGAAAAAAGAGCGTGAGAAGATCATTCATAATTGGGAAGAAGAAGGGATTCGTGTGGAAAAGGCCAGATGGGGACGTTTCAACATAATTAAAGGTAAGACTAAGGTGGAAATGCCAAAAACTACCAAGGTCGAGAAAATGACTCTCGAAGAAGCCAAAGCTATTATCGAGAAAAAGGCTACCAAGAAAAAAACGACCAAAAAGAAAACGACCAAAAAAACCACCAAAAAGAAGTAA
- a CDS encoding YdeI/OmpD-associated family protein, with the protein MMQNYLQKDRKWKAEIGQLRELAMAAGLSEELKWGKPCYTSEGKNIVIIQPFKDSVALMFFKGVLLKDPNGLLEEQGPNSRSAKRLSFRNPEEIEEKRIAIQEFLKEAVDIENRGVQLPENQEEQRLPPELETIFEQDEPLRSAFQKLTPGRRRMYLIHFNEAQQEATRSRRIEKSRPKIIAGKGLNER; encoded by the coding sequence ATGATGCAGAACTATCTTCAGAAAGACCGAAAATGGAAGGCAGAGATTGGGCAACTACGCGAACTAGCAATGGCTGCAGGCTTAAGCGAGGAACTCAAATGGGGAAAACCCTGTTACACTTCCGAAGGGAAAAACATCGTGATCATTCAGCCGTTCAAGGATTCCGTGGCACTCATGTTCTTTAAAGGTGTTTTGCTGAAGGATCCTAACGGATTGCTGGAGGAACAGGGACCCAATTCAAGATCGGCCAAGCGATTGAGTTTTAGGAATCCCGAAGAAATTGAAGAGAAACGAATCGCCATCCAGGAATTTTTAAAAGAGGCGGTGGATATTGAAAATCGGGGTGTTCAGCTACCTGAAAATCAGGAAGAACAACGTCTTCCGCCAGAACTGGAAACAATTTTTGAACAGGATGAACCGCTGCGATCGGCCTTCCAGAAATTAACTCCAGGTCGTCGAAGGATGTATCTCATTCATTTTAACGAGGCACAACAGGAAGCGACACGTTCCAGGCGAATTGAAAAAAGCAGGCCGAAAATCATAGCGGGAAAGGGATTGAACGAACGATAA